From the Montipora capricornis isolate CH-2021 chromosome 2, ASM3666992v2, whole genome shotgun sequence genome, one window contains:
- the LOC138037172 gene encoding uncharacterized protein, translating into MKDEKQDMAVAVGAGLQKGFLSPVVGKEYDLSQAPEAHKDIIENKGAKGKLVISDMYSLPSRGSDGFDVSANDESQTSTANSRDSFPKCFVLNARSLRNKVLDLQALLLVDIFDVVAITETWLDSYFGDHELLMDGFNIFRKGRHIQRGGGVLLAVRNHLPCSRRFDLEVEVEMLALEICLTHKICVVVAAFYRSSNSDADTFLFQLRQFLDKYSRTGLSNAIVTGDFNFPNIDWYTGSPFRSDPSTEEFCNILGDFFLIQKNMSATRGLGVSEGNILDLVLTNNEFLVRDVSVHPNAFDSDQSPLTFTLVATESNRLKNVQRKVYCYKKADFIGLRETLHHIPFESVISDCPFEDCLTRFQDILFSSINQFIPQVTLRRRSRPPWIRKCQERIVYSAIYSHVSAYLSDWQHGFVKGRSTATQLILTHHKWAKALDEGHQVDVGFLYFSKAFDRVPHQALLHKLCNFGISGELLNWCQDYLSNRRQRVVIDGYSSSFTEITCGVPQGSILGPLFFVLFINDLPDVVCSASTIALYADDSKMFRVINCDDDQMLFENDLDKLYHWSQRKLMDFNSKKCKIMRISKNKCPLLTE; encoded by the exons CCTCGCGTGGCTCTGATGGCTTTGATGTTTCTGCCAACGACGAAAGTCAGACCTCCACAGCGAACAGTCGCGACTCGTTTCCCAAGTGTTTCGTGTTAAATGCAAGAAGTTTGCGCAACAAAGTTCTTGATTTGCAAGCTCTGCTTTTAGTGGACATTTTTGATGTTGTCGCTATCACTGAGACTTGGCTTGATAGTTACTTTGGTGATCATGAGCTTTTGATGGATGGTTTTAATATCTTCCGAAAAGGCAGGCACATTCAACGTGGTGGCGGGGTGTTGTTAGCAGTCAGAAATCATCTACCTTGCTCCCGTCGATTTGACttggaagttgaagttgaaatgCTGGCCCTTGAAATCTGCCTGACTCATAAGATCTGTGTTGTTGTTGCAGCCTTCTATAGATCTTCTAATTCTGATGCAGACacttttttgtttcagttaagACAATTCCTGGATAAATATTCCAGAACTGGCTTATCAAACGCTATTGTCACAGGTGACTTCAATTTTCCAAATATCGATTGGTATACTGGAAGTCCATTTAGATCTGACCCTAGTACGGAGGAGTTCTGCAATATCCTTGGTGATTTCTTCCTAATTCAGAAAAATATGTCTGCTACTCGTGGTTTAGGTGTTAGTGAGGGAAACATTCTGGATTTAGTCTTGACTAATAACGAATTCCTTGTTAGGGATGTATCCGTTCATCCGAATGCTTTTGATTCTGATCAATCTCCTCTCACCTTCACACTTGTTGCTACTGAATCCAATAGACTCAAGAATGTGCAGAGGAAAGTGTACTGCTACAAGAAAGCAGATTTCATTGGCTTGCGGGAGACTCTACATCACATACCTTTTGAATCAGTTATCTCTGACTGCCCTTTTGAGGACTGTCTGACTAGGTTTCAGGACATATTATTTTCTTCCATCAATCAATTTATACCTCAGGTTACACTTCGCCGTCGATCAAGACCTCCTTGGATAA GAAAGTGTCAAGAGCGTATAGTGTACTCAGCAATTTATTCCCATGTCTCAGCTTACCTGTCAGATTGGCAGCATGGTTTTGTCAAAGGAAGATCTACTGCAACTCAACTAATTTTGACTCATCATAAGTGGGCAAAAGCCCTTGATGAGGGTCATCAAGTTGATGTAGGTTTCCTTTATTTTTCGAAGGCCTTCGACCGTGTTCCCCATCAGGCCTTACTGCACAAGCTTTGTAATTTCGGTATTTCTGGGGAACTGTTGAACTGGTGTCAAGATTACCTTAGTAATCGAAGACAAAGAGTAGTCATTGATGGTTATTCATCCTCTTTCACAGAAATCACCTGTGGTGTACCGCAGGGATCTATTCTTGGGccactattttttgttttgtttattaatgaTTTACCCGATGTAGTTTGTTCTGCAAGCACAATAGctttgtatgctgatgatagcAAGATGTTTAGAGTAATCAACTGTGATGATGATCAGATGCTTTTCGAAAACGATTTGGATAAACTTTACCATTGGAGCCAACGCAAACTGATGGATTTCAACTCCAAAAAGTGCAAGATCATGAGAATTTCTAAAAACAAGTGCCCTTTACTAACAGAGTGA
- the LOC138018751 gene encoding uncharacterized protein gives MGRHFRNLDHRDVITTKPSDVRRSICAGDVTKKPISPFSLVQTAVIIASLCGFLWCLWKLPQEQNASPDGFSQCPDLSYKVQNDKNVTVQCKTCPVCSPGYEPSPTCGRTIFADTPTECTICGPKTYSEEYDSGACKKCPRCGLRKTISPCTVKKSTQCGNCPKGYYQEDYTIDSCKQCSLCCEGRWYAELECIYLRLCRRKDCVQQQKKKTSDIGRLGRSRKMFPSFTTAADEIKQQVITHSASENVGFGVQDVISSHENQEQRFKRETNKTLQQVDGGEMEKQNDTMIRLQFKSASVAAVDHEAATPWSSVDMLKNASWQTSLPLRDAKPTSALAPSYLGDVKKLLIILITLVAIVLLFLVFNACVFAFTCICWKKIQSTHLQCVSGCPDSCFAKYVGNDAVYLPMPYQSKIQTDYELQEVSYSRGDVSGSTKLEARLDVACLPGIFLSEMPLDLKEKIVRKLNVCRQGECLCGWKKLGNYFDIDEDILLDLDNEYKSKAGSPSVSLLDILGTRGKTIPDLVNAARSLEVNCPDIAAIIEDYFESWKLKDLPVSRWMNE, from the exons ATGGGAAGACACTTTCGG AATTTAGATCATCGAGATGTCATTACCACGAAGCCATCAGATGTAAGACGCTCCATTTGTGCAGGGGATGTGACAAAGAAACCCATCAGCCCATTTTCACTAGTCCAGACGGCCGTGATTATTGCTTCCTTGTGTGGCTTC CTGTGGTGTCTCTGGAAATTACCTCAAGAACAAAATGCATCCCCCGATGGATTTAGCCAATGTCCAGATTTATCATACAAGGTTCAGAATGACAAAAACGTCACAGTccaatgcaaaacttgtccagTGTGTTCCCCTGGATACGAGCCTTCTCCAACATGTGGCAGAACCATATTTGCAGATACCCCGACTGAGTGCACGATCTGTGGGCCTAAAACTTATTCTGAGGAGTATGACAGTGGTGCGTGCAAGAAATGTCCGAGATGTGGCCTTAGAAAAACTATTAGTCCATGCACAGTAAAGAAAAGTACGCAATGTGGCAACTGCCCTAAGGGATATTATCAAGAGGACTATACAATAGATTCTTGTAAACAATGCTCGTTGTGTTGTGAGGGGAGGTGGTACGCAGAATTGGAGTGCATTTATTTGAGACTGTGTAGAAGGAAAGATTGTGttcaacagcaaaaaaaaaagacaagtgACATCGGTCGACTTGGGAGAAGTCGCAAAATGTTTCCCTCATTCACAACAGCAGCCGATGAAATTAAACAACAAGTCATCACTCATTCTGCCTCGGAAAATGTTGGGTTCGGAGTCCAAGATGTTATCTCGTCTCATGAAAATCAAGAGCAACGATTTAAACGTGAGACTAACAAGACTTTGCAGCAGGTAGATGGTGGCGAGATGGAAAAGCAAAATGATACAATGATCAGATTACAATTCAAGAGCGCATCAGTGGCTGCAGTTGACCACGAAGCTGCAACACCGTGGTCTTCAGTGGACATGTTGAAGAATGCTAGTTGGCAAACGTCCCTTCCATTAAGGGACGCAAAACCGACATCAGCACTAGCACCAAGCTATTTGGGCGATGTCAAAAAGCTTCTTATAATTTTGATCACTCTTGTGGCTATTGTCCTTCTTTTCCTGGTTTTCAATGCCTGTGTCtttgcatttacatgtatttgctgGAAGAAGATACAGTCAACACACTTGCAGTGTGTAAGTGGTTGTCCAGATTCGTGCTTTGCTAAATACGTTGGAAATGACGCCGTATACTTGCCAATGCCCTATCAGTCAAAAATCCAGACAG actACGAGTTACAAGAGGTTTCTTACAGCAGAGGTGATGTGTCAGGAAGCACAAAACTGGAGGCCAGATTAGATGTTGCCTGCCTTCCAG GCATCTTTTTGTCAGAAATGCCTCTTGACCTTAAAGAGAAGATTGTAAGGAAGCTGAATGTATGCCGTCAGGGGGAATGCTTGTGTGGCTGGAAAAAACTAGGCAACTATTTTGATATTGACGAAGATATTCTCCTTGACCTTGACAACGAATACAAAAGTAAAGCTGGAAGCCCTTCGGTATCATTGCTAGATATCCTAGGAACTAGGGGTAAAACTATCCCAGACCTAGTAAATGCTGCAAGGAGCTTGGAAgtaaattgtccagatattGCAGCTATAATTGAAGATTATTTTGAAAGCTGGAAGCTCAAAGATCTACCTGTATCCCGgtggatgaatgaatga
- the LOC138037173 gene encoding uncharacterized protein encodes MMDERSTASARKYNKYKAPQERRNIALCSAHFKDECFNKPRLSLNGLENIKFQRRLLKGSVPTEDVRIDEKDEAFSARDQRHLRRTVLFDNFGAVPVPTKKRRCEPVVVVGAEMDSSDVVGAEMDGSDVVGIEMDGSDVVGAEMDHEIVTGHVSVDGGNKRKIINYQMKCKNLTRANRRLKLQVYSLKTEIKTLKKQLSYIDKTEDSGEEDHIDVVDAIDNLHADTDNLRAHVHPKSDENSAYYVWSTEGSEDEVDHQSEKEEWKADIGSDETNDETEDDLAKESCDKDVKVDPGTPVSKEPKFIVFYGMLLSLFNLFCFNCKAEKPKVTMKKDGTMVTVYQECNHCISGFTWRSQPYIFGRFPAGNILLSFGTLLAGASISKVILIFRHMGLCAYSPRTFFRHQRMFIIPSILKYWETYRNSLIDLAKQTKDVVWCGDARFDSMGHCAKYGVYTFMSTTLMKIVHFELVQSNETNGANQTELEGLKRCFKFMEQAGVAVKTFISDRHRGNAKWIREAKSQTIHYYDIWHVARSLWKKLLKASKEGGCEKISSWMKGIRRHLYWCATSTKPGFGALIVAKWSSFLRHVANIHTDHPNELYKKCHHEPLQDRLWIKRGTAAHDKLKNVLLNKTLLKDIANLSPEAQTSSLEGFHATLNHWHPKMLGFSFLGSWCRHILASLHFNENVKRTPRSTVDGKKYYRVTYPKFKLGEEAVKEVPVPPTYEYVDNIAQVLFTLPFEDMKSVFQKYSANVPEPLNRQFPERKCKDDAVKDYEARKKNTTPLFPPVSDQDALLQKASEVQTPTSRPKSIRRCGKCKMHGHNKRSCNVINNS; translated from the exons ATGATGGACGAGAGGTCAACAGCTTCGGCTCGAAAATACAACAAATATAAAG CCCCACAAGAGCGAAGGAACATTGCATTGTGCTCTGCACATTTTAAAGACGAGTGTTTCAACAAGCCAAGGCTTTCCTTAAACGGTCTTGAGAACATAAAATTTCAGAGACGTCTACTAAAAGGATCAGTGCCAACAGAAGACGTTAGAATCGACGAAAAAGATGAAGCATTTTCTGCTCGAGATCAGCGACAT CTCAGAAGGACTGTTCTCTTTGATAACTTTGGTGCTGTGCCTGTACCAACTAAGAAAAGACGGTGTGAGCCAGTTGTTGTAGTTGGTGCCGAGATGGATAGTTCAGATGTAGTTGGTGCCGAGATGGATGGTTCAGATGTAGTTGGCATTGAGATGGATGGTTCAGATGTAGTTGGTGCTGAGATGGATCATGAAATTGTGACTGGTCATGTGTCCGTGGATGGTGGTAACAAGAGAAAAATAATCAATTACCAAATGAAATGCAAAAACCTGACAAGAGCAAACCGAAGGTTGAAGTTACAAGTCTAttcactgaaaactgaaatcaaaacactgaaaaag CAACTCAGTTACATTGACAAAACAGAGGATTCTGGTGAGGAAGACCACATTGATGTAGTTGATGCCATTGACAATCTACATGCAGATACTGACAATCTACGAGCACATGTGCATCCCAAGTCTGATGAAAACTCAGCATATTATGTCTGGTCTACAGAGGGatcagaagatgaagttgacCACCAGAGTGAAAAAGAAGAATGGAAAGCAGATATTGGATCAGATGAAACCAATGATGAAACTGAAGATGATCTTGCTAAGGAGTCCTGTGATAAAGATGTCAA GGTAGATCCTGGCACACCTGTGAGTAAGGAACCAAAATTTATAGTGTTTTATGGCATGCTTCTGAGTCTGTTCAACCTGTTTTGCTTCAACTGCAAAGCTGAGAAACctaaagtgacaatgaagaaagATGGAACTATGGTAACAGTATACCAGGAATGCAACCATTGCATCAGCGGCTTTACTTGGCGATCGCAGCCGTATATATTTGGTCGGTTCCCAGCAGGGAACATACTATTGAGCTTTGGAACATTATTGGCTGGTGCATCTATCAGCAAAGTTATCCTAATCTTCCGACATATGGGTTTATGTGCATATTCCCCGAGGACATTCTTTAGACATCAACGTATGTTTATCATTCCATCGATCCTGAAGTACTGGGAAACATACAGGAACTCACTCATTGACCTTGCAAAGCAGACCAAAGATGTGGTTTGGTGTGGGGATGCACGATTTGATTCCATGGGACACTGTGCAAAATATGGCGTGTACACCTTTATGTCTACAACACTGATGAAAATAGTACATTTTGAGCTTGTCCAG TCAAATGAAACCAATGGTGCTAATCAAACAGAATTAGAAGGACTGAAGCGGTGCTTCAAGTTTATGGAACAAGCTGGAGTGGCAGTCAAAACGTTCATCTCAGATCGCCATAGAGGAAATGCAAAATGGATTCGGGAGGCAAAATCACAAACCATTCACTATTATGACATTTGGCATGTGGCTAGATCTCTCTGGAAAAAGCTTCTTAAAGCAAGTAAAGAAGGGGGCTGTGAGAAGATAAGTTCTTGGATGAAAGGGATTCGACGTCATTTGTACTGGTGTGCAACCTCAACAAAACCAGGGTTTGGAGCCCTTATTGTTGCAAAGTGGTCTTCATTTCTCAGACATGTGGCCAATATTCATACTGATCATCCGAATGAGCTGTACAAGAAATGTCATCATGAACCCCTTCAAGATAGACTATGGATAAAGAGAG GTACTGCTGCACATGACAAGCTGAAGAACGTGTTGTTGAACAAGACACTGCTAAAAGATATTGCTAACCTATCTCCAGAAGCACAGACAAGTAGTTTAGAAGGTTTTCATGCCACTCTAAACCATTGGCATCCTAAAATGCTTGGATTTTCCTTCTTAGGCTCCTGGTGTAG GCATATATTAGCCAGCCTTCATTTTAATGAGAATGTAAAACGTACCCCCCGAAGTACAGTAGATGGAAAGAAGTACTATCGTGTAACTTATCCAAAGTTCAAGTTGGGTGAGGAAGCTGTTAAAGAGGTCCCTGTACCCCCCACATATG AATATGTCGACAATATTGCTCAGGTCCTTTTCACCCTACCATTTGAAGACATGAAATCAGTGTTCCAGAAATACTCAGCAAATGTACCAGAACCCTTAAATAGGCAATTCCCAGAGAGAAAGTGTAAGGATGATGCTGTCAAGGATTATGAAGCACGCAAAAAGAACACTACACCTCTCTTTCCACCTG TTTCAGACCAGGATGCATTACTGCAGAAGGCCTCAGAAGTACAGACTCCAACTTCCAGACCCAAAAGTATTCGTCGTTGTGGGAAATGCAAAATGCACGGTCACAACAAACGCAGCTGTAATGTCATAAATAATAGCTAA
- the LOC138018412 gene encoding uncharacterized protein encodes MSDFELENSCLSSNSDTASNASDTDENMDFREPTDSENDTEVIESLFAPYTDEPIAPPDYAEAEDDDEDPDGLAAKTLADREDGLIPLANWCKCKHCKTENLGGAMEHRCCVEVLNIQGKLVFDGSIENLDCITQHEEYKAITNKAVLENVAPLLRCKYGRSYRRRSGVTHNEFIRSVAYRWTIRWLCGYMGWENTRPLCACIYHDIRTRYQTRHLQPRGYRHS; translated from the exons ATGTCAGATTTTGAGCTAGAAAATAGCTGCTTATCAAGCAATTCAGACACGGCATCAAATGCATCAGACACAGATGAAAATATGGACTTTCGTGAACCTACAGATAGCGAGAACGATACCGAAGTTATCGAGTCTCTATTCGCGCCCTACACAGACGAGCCGATCGCGCCACCAGACTATGCTGAAGCAgaagatgacgatgaagatCCTGATGGACTAGCTGCAAAGACTCTTGCTGACAGAGAAGATGGTTTAATTCCACTCGCAAACTG GTGTAAATGTAAACATTGCAAGACGGAGAATCTAGGCGGCGCTATGGAGCATCGTTGCTGCGTGGAAGTTTTGAACATTCAAGGGAAATTAGTTTTCGATGGATCCATTGAAAACCTCGATTGTATAACTCAGCATGAGGAGTACAAAGCCATCACAAACAAGGCTGTGCTTGAGAATGTCGCGCCGTTGCTGAGATGCAAGTATGGTCGATCGTACCGACGCCGATCTGGAGTCACACATAACGA GTTTATTCGATCAGTGGCTTATCGGTGGACCATTAGATGGCTCTGTGGCTATATGGGCTGGGAAAACACACGTCCGCTGTGTGCATGTATATACCACGACATCAGAACAAGGTATCAGACAAGACATTTACAGCCAAGAGGATACAGACATTCTTAG